A window of Notolabrus celidotus isolate fNotCel1 chromosome 11, fNotCel1.pri, whole genome shotgun sequence contains these coding sequences:
- the noc2l gene encoding nucleolar complex protein 2 homolog isoform X1 produces MAGKQKRKLEDLSVDEFLVSGFDSAGESEEDTPKQNGLTKKTKEQKSDPSTSEDAKKGKANEHKQQLSRLKNKDPEFYKFLQENDQTLLNFDDTDSSEDEDEKKYHRLPSALEEASSGEEDLDDDGQEATKTSKKAVETIKVTDKMIQEWKAAMKKQPTPRLFREVTQAFKAAVATTKGEGGGQCRYKVADSSVFNALVLFCIRDIHKALQKMLNLKADKDHKKLVLPSSSPKWPRNQIDIKMYLGGVVQLLSCLTESTVISAVLRHANQLVPYYLCLPKQCRHLVKQLLKQWSTGEETSRVLAFLALNKICRHKQDTYLSPILKQMYISYVQNCKFTSPNALPMINFMQRTLTEMYSLDTQATYQHAFIYIRQLAIHLRNAMTMKKKETYQSVYNWQYIHCLYLWCRVLSTLYPSDVLEPLIYPLCQVIIGTIKLVPTCKYYPLRMHCCRALTLLSSSTNTFVPVVPFLLEIFQQVDFNKKPGRMSKKPINFAVILKLGKVNLMEKAYKDGLIDQLYDLILEYFHTQANSIGFPELALPTIMQLKAFLKECKVANYCKPVRQLLEKVQENSSYITGQRQKAAFGVADATAVAAWEKQTQVEGTPLSRYYSQWKKLREKEIQLEISGKERMEDLDLPEIKRRKIQDKKVEDKKEFKDLFESDSESDEDGGGFKFRGKKGARKSDDDEDDDLEDMLDMSDDEGISGGDSDDDDDDDEKASKAPQPLSSSALMKMAEGGEDVVEDLELSDDD; encoded by the exons ATGGCAGGCAAACAGAAGAG GAAGTTGGAAGACCTCAGCGTGGATGAATTCCTGGTGTCGGGGTTTGACTCTGCGGGCGAATCTGAAGAAGACACCCCCAAACAGAATGGACTCACTAAGAAGACTAAAGAGCAGAAATCTGATCCATCCACGAG tgaagACGCGAAGAAAGGCAAGGCCAATGAGCATAAGCAACAGCTGTCCCGGTTAAAGAACAAAGATCCTGAGTTCTATAAGTTCCTGCAAGAGAATGACCAAACGCTGCTGAACTTTGACGACACAGACAGctctgaggatgaagatgaaaaaAAGTACCACAGATTGCCATCAGCATTGGAG GAGGCCAGCTCTGGTGAAGAAGACTTGGATGATGATGGTCAAGAAGCCACCAAGACATCCAAGAAGGCAGTGGAGACGATTAAAGTCACAGACAAAATGATTCAGGAGTGGAAAGCAGCCATGAAAAAGCAACCTACACCCCGTCTCTTTAGGGAAGTCACTCAAGCCTTTAAGGCAGCTGTGGCCACAACCAAGGGTGAAGGAGGCGGCCAGTGTCGTTATAAAGTGGCCGACAGTTCAG TGTTCAACGCCTTGGTCCTGTTCTGTATCAGAGATATCCACAAGGCCCTGCAGAAGATGCTCAACCTGAAGGCAGACAAAGACCATAAAAA GCTTGTGCTCCCGTCGTCTAGTCCAAAGTGGCCAAGGAATCAGATCGACATCAAGATGTATCTGGGTGGAGTCGTTCAG CTGTTATCCTGTCTAACAGAGTCCACAGTCATCAGCGCTGTCCTGCGTCACGCAAACCAGCTCGTTCCTTATTACCTATGTCTACCCAAACAGTGTCGTCACCTGGTGAAG CAACTGTTGAAACAGTGGAGCACAGGAGAGGAGACGAGTCGTGTTCTTGCTTTTTTGGCCCTCAACAAAATCTGCAGGCACAAGCAGGATACTTATCTTAGCCCTATTCTCAAG CAAATGTACATTTCATATGTACAGAACTGTAAGTTCACATCCCCCAATGCGCTGCCAATGATCAACTTCATGCAGCGAACTCTTACAGAGATGTACTCCCTGGACACACAAGCAACATACCAGCATGCTTTCATCTACATCCGACAGCTCGCCATTCACCTCAGAAACGCCATGACCATGAAGAAGAAG GAAACTTACCAGTCAGTGTATAACTGGCAATACATCCACTGTCTGTACCTGTGGTGTCGGGTCCTCAGCACCTTATACCCCAGCGACGTACTCGAGCCGCTCATCTATCCACTCTGCCAGGTCATCATTGGCACCATCAA actGGTACCCACATGCAAATATTACCCTCTAAGGATGCATTGTTGCAGAGCCCTCACCCTGCTGTCCAGCAGCACCAACACATTTGTCCCTGTTGTGCCTTTCCTCCTGGAG ATCTTTCAACAGGTGGATTTCAACAAGAAACCGGGGCGAATGAGTAAGAAACCAATCAACTTTGCAGTCATCCTGAAGCTGGGCAAGGTCAACCTAATGGAGAAAGCCTACAAG GATGGGTTGATTGACCAGCTGTATGACCTGATACTGGAATACTTCCACACTCAGGCTAACTCTATTGGCTTCCCAGAGCTTGCCCTGCCCACCATCATGCAG CTGAAAGCGTTCCTGAAGGAATGCAAAGTGGCCAATTACTGCAAGCCGGTGCGCCAGCTGCTGGAGAAGGTACAGGAGAACAGCAGCTACATCacaggacagagacagaaggCCGCCTTCGGAGTCGCCGATGCCACTGCTgtg GCGGCCTGGGAGAAGCAGACACAGGTGGAGGGCACTCCCCTCAGCAGGTACTACAGCCAGTGGAAGAAGCTGAGGGAGAAGGAGATCCAGCTGGAGATCTCAGGAAAAGAGAGG ATGGAGGATCTGGACCTCCCAGAGATCAAACGCAGGAAGATTCAGGACAAGAAGGTCGAGGACAAGAAGGAGTTCAAGGATCTGTTTGAGTCTGACAGTGAATCAGATGAAGATGGTGGAGGATTCAAATTCAGAG GTAAAAAGGGCGCCCGCAAGTCTGATgacgatgaagatgatgatcTTGAGGATATGTTGGACATGAGCGATGATGAGGGGATATCAGGGGGAGACTCAG atgatgatgatgatgatgatgaaaaggCCTCCAAAGCCCCACAGCCGCtatcctcctctgctctgatgAAGATGGCGGAGGGAGGCGAGGATGTGGTGGAGGACCTGGAGCTGTCTGATGATGACTGA
- the noc2l gene encoding nucleolar complex protein 2 homolog isoform X2, with translation MAGKQKRKLEDLSVDEFLVSGFDSAGESEEDTPKQNGLTKKTKEQKSDPSTSEDAKKGKANEHKQQLSRLKNKDPEFYKFLQENDQTLLNFDDTDSSEDEDEKKYHRLPSALEEASSGEEDLDDDGQEATKTSKKAVETIKVTDKMIQEWKAAMKKQPTPRLFREVTQAFKAAVATTKGEGGGQCRYKVADSSVFNALVLFCIRDIHKALQKMLNLKADKDHKKLVLPSSSPKWPRNQIDIKMYLGGVVQLLSCLTESTVISAVLRHANQLVPYYLCLPKQCRHLVKQLLKQWSTGEETSRVLAFLALNKICRHKQDTYLSPILKQMYISYVQNCKFTSPNALPMINFMQRTLTEMYSLDTQATYQHAFIYIRQLAIHLRNAMTMKKKETYQSVYNWQYIHCLYLWCRVLSTLYPSDVLEPLIYPLCQVIIGTIKLVPTCKYYPLRMHCCRALTLLSSSTNTFVPVVPFLLEIFQQVDFNKKPGRMSKKPINFAVILKLGKVNLMEKAYKDGLIDQLYDLILEYFHTQANSIGFPELALPTIMQLKAFLKECKVANYCKPVRQLLEKVQENSSYITGQRQKAAFGVADATAVAAWEKQTQVEGTPLSRYYSQWKKLREKEIQLEISGKERMEDLDLPEIKRRKIQDKKVEDKKEFKDLFESDSESDEDGGGFKFRGKKGARKSDDDEDDDLEDMLDMSDDEGISGGDSDDDDDDEKASKAPQPLSSSALMKMAEGGEDVVEDLELSDDD, from the exons ATGGCAGGCAAACAGAAGAG GAAGTTGGAAGACCTCAGCGTGGATGAATTCCTGGTGTCGGGGTTTGACTCTGCGGGCGAATCTGAAGAAGACACCCCCAAACAGAATGGACTCACTAAGAAGACTAAAGAGCAGAAATCTGATCCATCCACGAG tgaagACGCGAAGAAAGGCAAGGCCAATGAGCATAAGCAACAGCTGTCCCGGTTAAAGAACAAAGATCCTGAGTTCTATAAGTTCCTGCAAGAGAATGACCAAACGCTGCTGAACTTTGACGACACAGACAGctctgaggatgaagatgaaaaaAAGTACCACAGATTGCCATCAGCATTGGAG GAGGCCAGCTCTGGTGAAGAAGACTTGGATGATGATGGTCAAGAAGCCACCAAGACATCCAAGAAGGCAGTGGAGACGATTAAAGTCACAGACAAAATGATTCAGGAGTGGAAAGCAGCCATGAAAAAGCAACCTACACCCCGTCTCTTTAGGGAAGTCACTCAAGCCTTTAAGGCAGCTGTGGCCACAACCAAGGGTGAAGGAGGCGGCCAGTGTCGTTATAAAGTGGCCGACAGTTCAG TGTTCAACGCCTTGGTCCTGTTCTGTATCAGAGATATCCACAAGGCCCTGCAGAAGATGCTCAACCTGAAGGCAGACAAAGACCATAAAAA GCTTGTGCTCCCGTCGTCTAGTCCAAAGTGGCCAAGGAATCAGATCGACATCAAGATGTATCTGGGTGGAGTCGTTCAG CTGTTATCCTGTCTAACAGAGTCCACAGTCATCAGCGCTGTCCTGCGTCACGCAAACCAGCTCGTTCCTTATTACCTATGTCTACCCAAACAGTGTCGTCACCTGGTGAAG CAACTGTTGAAACAGTGGAGCACAGGAGAGGAGACGAGTCGTGTTCTTGCTTTTTTGGCCCTCAACAAAATCTGCAGGCACAAGCAGGATACTTATCTTAGCCCTATTCTCAAG CAAATGTACATTTCATATGTACAGAACTGTAAGTTCACATCCCCCAATGCGCTGCCAATGATCAACTTCATGCAGCGAACTCTTACAGAGATGTACTCCCTGGACACACAAGCAACATACCAGCATGCTTTCATCTACATCCGACAGCTCGCCATTCACCTCAGAAACGCCATGACCATGAAGAAGAAG GAAACTTACCAGTCAGTGTATAACTGGCAATACATCCACTGTCTGTACCTGTGGTGTCGGGTCCTCAGCACCTTATACCCCAGCGACGTACTCGAGCCGCTCATCTATCCACTCTGCCAGGTCATCATTGGCACCATCAA actGGTACCCACATGCAAATATTACCCTCTAAGGATGCATTGTTGCAGAGCCCTCACCCTGCTGTCCAGCAGCACCAACACATTTGTCCCTGTTGTGCCTTTCCTCCTGGAG ATCTTTCAACAGGTGGATTTCAACAAGAAACCGGGGCGAATGAGTAAGAAACCAATCAACTTTGCAGTCATCCTGAAGCTGGGCAAGGTCAACCTAATGGAGAAAGCCTACAAG GATGGGTTGATTGACCAGCTGTATGACCTGATACTGGAATACTTCCACACTCAGGCTAACTCTATTGGCTTCCCAGAGCTTGCCCTGCCCACCATCATGCAG CTGAAAGCGTTCCTGAAGGAATGCAAAGTGGCCAATTACTGCAAGCCGGTGCGCCAGCTGCTGGAGAAGGTACAGGAGAACAGCAGCTACATCacaggacagagacagaaggCCGCCTTCGGAGTCGCCGATGCCACTGCTgtg GCGGCCTGGGAGAAGCAGACACAGGTGGAGGGCACTCCCCTCAGCAGGTACTACAGCCAGTGGAAGAAGCTGAGGGAGAAGGAGATCCAGCTGGAGATCTCAGGAAAAGAGAGG ATGGAGGATCTGGACCTCCCAGAGATCAAACGCAGGAAGATTCAGGACAAGAAGGTCGAGGACAAGAAGGAGTTCAAGGATCTGTTTGAGTCTGACAGTGAATCAGATGAAGATGGTGGAGGATTCAAATTCAGAG GTAAAAAGGGCGCCCGCAAGTCTGATgacgatgaagatgatgatcTTGAGGATATGTTGGACATGAGCGATGATGAGGGGATATCAGGGGGAGACTCAG atgatgatgatgatgatgaaaaggCCTCCAAAGCCCCACAGCCGCtatcctcctctgctctgatgAAGATGGCGGAGGGAGGCGAGGATGTGGTGGAGGACCTGGAGCTGTCTGATGATGACTGA